A window of Trichoderma atroviride chromosome 3, complete sequence contains these coding sequences:
- a CDS encoding uncharacterized protein (EggNog:ENOG41~MEROPS:MER0000320), whose protein sequence is MSDQRQGSGHVDKLMESIDVQWSNVSTENLDESIPSVYYAIREALTTSIESETNDEGETLRQTEKRIEGFLRGEGKAQQGQAQRQEKHDEIDGCILWIILWKAVANVSDTNRETSKSRANMRIIRMIIDIAPWLAFDNPSEPIQVDETWVPYNIRNRCKFGDKHAYTDNQFVSTPFHEAAANNNFEAIDHMLTMGTKKLILAKPGASQRQLFIQVLQKENTRGETALSLSTRPRHGRTEALKVILDFCREHLDPDNKCFQDALHAGRADVVRAFLDADPSSFVRPGNILKAVTALKEFGPNHAKYQSQMSIVDLLISHTTTAKDLNEDALKLIIQLDLKDMLKGKLDNADFKLDDLKPLHLAVEQQSPDFVEMFLKYYPHLITTKCGGKYPLWHNNYEGENERRKFKGPNVNNRKIRDMVVTATIRSKEAGKLEELLEIFRQSGVNEICFDISRINSKLYPVSDFIRSLVSHQDDRNLLSYEQTIRYIEFPALDLRVEEKETFGDNIQSEHFEVFQALDWLKKKGVKEIIEFVIRDRLVNPHNEIGIGQYVERFKVEVLDWRFLDMSISILKIGKDRIRELHLYTGGKRSAIMHWLSEDGVRSLTNLQKLEIHIIQELMSKESRQVTTRFIEKNFQALCDDINERRKEEQGEEYDRLEKNVTVGAWNPTVKRLADLEEISDRAVPKLSKFIRSYSHYVAEEAVEFRATKVALIDNGILSVSAKTDGSWDRPSGEWRFDDSSYNATYPAENTNQEDQDIKDDDSSSSVSQRQKRPKESKSLWSRIKDDCSFVDDNSRLSSWLFASNPHGTQMANLICAIDPLYLYVAKVTEGRYGISPGRVTKAIQWAIDQKVDIISMSFAILDTTEEFQKACATAVDAGIVLFCSTHDEGANIATAYPASFNDTIKLMACDEFGAPTRNMKDGYDYTIQGIDVAAGVVPFLESDDRISGSSVATAIAAGLGSLMLSCDRLANGGAVESLL, encoded by the exons TGTTCAATGGAGTAACGTCTCAACGGAAAACCTCGATGAGAGTATTCCATCAGTTTACTACGCAATTCGTGAAGCCTTAACGACTAGTATCGAGTCTGAAACCAACGATGAGGGCGAAACGTTACGGCAAACTGAGAAGCGGATCGAAGGATTTCTcagaggggaggggaaagCACAACAAGGACAAGCCCAAAGGCAGGAAAAGCATGATGAAATTGATGGCTGCATACTCTGGATAATTCTTTGGAAAGCAGTGGCCAATGTTTCTGATACCAACCGCGAAACTTCCAAAAGTCGGGCAAACATGCGAATCATCCGCATGATAATCGACATAGCACCATGGCTAGCATTCGACAATCCCAGTGAACCCATTCAGGTCGATGAAACCTGGGTGCCGTATAATATCAGAAATCGGTGCAAGTTCGGCGACAAACATGCCTACACCGACAACCAATTTGTTTCGACGCCTTTCCACGAAGCGGCCGCAAACAACAATTTCGAAGCGATAGACCACATGCTTACAATGGGCACGAAGAAATTGATACTGGCTAAGCCCGGCGCGTCGCAGCGACAACTGTTCATCCAAGTgttgcaaaaagaaaacacaaGAGGAGAGACCGCGCTATCGTTGAGTACCAGGCCCAGGCATGGCAGAACAGAGGCGTTGAAGGTCATTCTAGACTTTTGCAGAGAACATCTTGATCCCGACAACAAGTGTTTCCAAGACGCCTTACATGCAGGGCGTGCAGACGTTGTAAGGGCCTTCCTAGACGCCGATCCAAGCAGTTTCGTAAGGCCCGGCAACATTCTCAAAGCCGTCACTGCTCTCAAAGAATTTGGACCCAACCATGCCAAATATCAGAGTCAAATGTCCATCGTCGACTTACTTATTTCTCACACTACGACAGCAAAGGATCTGAACGAGGATGCCCTTAAGCTCATCATCCAACTCGATTTGAAGGATATGCTAAAGGGAAAGTTGGACAACGCAGACTTCAAATTGGATGATTTAaagcctcttcatcttgctgTCGAACAACAGAGTCCTGATTTTGTGGAGATGTTTCTAAAGTATTATCCACACTTGATCACAACGAAGTGCGGCGGAAAGTATCCCCTATGGCATAACAACTACGAGGGCGAGAATGAGCGTCGCAAGTTTAAGGGGCCTAATGTTAACAACAGAAAAATACGCGACATGGTAGTGACTGCTACCATCAGGAGCAAAGAGGCGGGTAAACTAGAGGAGTTGCTCGAGATTTTTCGTCAGTCTGGAG TCAATGAGATATGCTTTGATATTTCTCGAATCAATTCAAAGCTCTACCCGGTGTCTGATTTCATTCGATCTCTCGTCAGTCATCAAGATGATCGCAACTTGCTATCCTACGAGCAGACGATAAGATACATTGAGTTTCCTGCCCTGGACCTCAGGgttgaagaaaaggagacaTTTGGAGACAATATTCAATCCGAGCATTTCGAAGTTTTCCAAGCGCTAGACtggctgaaaaagaagggcgTCAAGGAGATTATCGAGTTTGTCATCCGTGACAGGCTTGTGAATCCGCACAATGAGATTGGCATAGGTCAGTACGTCGAAAGGTTCAAGGTTGAAGTTCTTGATTGGAGGTTTTTAGAcatgtccatctccatcttgaaaATAGGTAAAGACAGGATCAGAGAACTTCATCTATACACAGGTGGCAAGCGATCAGCAATCATGCACTGGCTGAGCGAAGATGGAGTGCGCTCACTTACCAAT CTTCAAAAACTTGAGATTCATATCATACAG GAGCTAATGTCAAAAGAATCCCGCCAAGTCACGACGCGATTCATAGAGAAAAATTTCCAAGCTCTATGTGACGATATTAatgaaagaaggaaagaggaACAAGGGGAAGAATACGACAGACTCGAGAAAAATGTAACGGTTGGGGCTTGGAACCCAACAGTCAAGCGATTAGCAGACTTGGAAGAAAT ATCCGACAGGGCCGTTCCTAAGCTATCTAAATTCATTAGAAGCTATAGCCATTACGTggcggaagaagctgtcgAATTCCGCGCGACAAAGGTGGCCCTCATTGATAATGGTATCCTCAGTGTTTCCGCAAAAACTGACGGCTCATGGGATCGTCCATCTGGCGAATGGCGCTTTGATGATTCATCATACAACGCTACCTACCCAGCAGAGAATACAAATCAAGAGGATCAAGATATAAAGGATGAcgatagcagcagctcagtGTCACAGAGgcaaaaaaggccaaaggAGAGCAAAAGCCTGTGGTCTCGAATCAAAGACGACTGCTCCTTTGTTGATGACAACTCTCGACTAAGCTCATGGCTATTTGCTTCCAATCCTCACGGAACTCAAATGGCAAATTTAATATGCGCCATTGACCCATTGT ACCTCTACGTGGCGAAAGTGACGGAGGGGAGATACGGTATCAGCCCAGGAAGAGTTACCAAG GCAATTCAATGGGCAATTGATCAAAAGGTCGACATCATATCAATGAGTTTTGCCATTTTGGACACAACCGAAGAGTTCCAAAAGGCGTGTGCAACGGCAGTAGATGCAGGCATCGTCCTATTCTGCAGCACCCACGACGAGGGAGCAAACATAGCCACCGCGTATCCGGCCAGCTTCAACGACACCATCAAGTTGATGGCCTGCGACGAATTCGGCGCGCCGACCAGGAACATGAAAGACGGCTACGACTACACCATCCAGGGAATCGACGTGGCAGCGGGCGTCGTGCCGTTCCTCGAATCCGACGATCGCATCTCCGGCAGCTCCGTTGCCacggccattgccgccggGCTGGGCTCCCTGATGCTGTCGTGCGATCGGCTCGCCAACGGGGGGGCCGTCGAGAGTCTACTCTAG
- a CDS encoding uncharacterized protein (EggNog:ENOG41~BUSCO:EOG092D2X9K), translating into MTRPSIIRADTIDLQDHHAPSAQDQSARRDRRPTARAPHQAETLRDAAHKSAQEQSRSPRAASSTATYNGSPDTDTDTDTDTDSDADSDTDTDAGNMDVYQQHQHQQDPLAVAQNGGMADDDDIEDDGDLDDDMMDRISSSPSIEDEDIDFDFVYALHTFVATVEGQANATKGDTMVLLDDSNSYWWLVRVVKDSSIGYLPAEHIETPTERLARLNKHRNIDLSSTMLTDTQADGKPKTSFSIAIKKKATVAFAEPTYHNYNPDYSSDEEDLDELLEGTQEKKALSEDDDAADDTAKVEPLKTKSKAAKQSEPNKDEESDDEDLRGSLDIVEKNGPSISRNGNIRNTDSFFKDDTAETKKITLTPNLLRDDAPPRESSDSAGSKSRASLDKLEKELMSDKDRKKSKEKEKDKKPGGLRGFFSRKDKKRSPNDDGPDGEPRDSEERQSEEHSSPEKVRQPAKLQKPQARVEPSINEKTPNSTVELASYLAESRINDVSNVPPPSMRIVNPETNETQEVPSHQPPRGRPSLEQPMSPTARRGEVVTSPRAATGPRSPYAHLDVSDSDDSDDGEAILDQMPRPKSSSTPAATNAAPEEEEQEEAIIPGSFPEGHISSTGDKSPASQQQPLAESTARAPAEASPESPIAPSDPPALMVDTSSPEDRSPSVSPSPELTQSAEGRSKSSSSSTGSKEQTWDDMKLRAFFDEPEHIRDLLVVVYDKTDVVPASSDHPVVGGLFREQNAKLAEITTQLDNMLGDWLARKQRTRGSH; encoded by the exons ATGACGAGGCCGTCCATCATCAGAGCCG ACACCATCGATCTTCAAGACCACCACGCCCCCTCGGCGCAGGACCAATCCGCCCGCCGAGATCGACGCCCAACCGCCCGCGCTCCGCATCAGGCAGAGACCCTTCGCGACGCCGCCCACAAGTCCGCCCAGGAGCAATCGCGCAGTCCCCGggctgcctcttccaccGCCACATACAACGGCTCGCCAGACACCGACACCGACACCGACACCGACACCGACTCGGACGCGGATTCAGATACAGACACAGACGCCGGCAACATGGACGTctaccagcagcatcagcaccagcaggaCCCGCTGGCCGTGGCCCAGAACGGCGGcatggccgacgacgacgacatcgaGGACGACGGCGACCTGGATGACGACATGATGGATCGCATCTCGAGCTCGCCCTCAATCGAAGATG AGGACATCGATTTCGATTTCGTCTACGCCCTCCACACCTTTGTGGCCACCGTCGAGGGCCAAGCGAACGCGACCAAGGGTGATACCATGGTTCTGCTCGACGATAGCAACAGCTACTGGTGGCTGGTAAGAGTAGTCAAGGATAGTAGCATTG GCTACCTGCCAGCCGAGCACATCGAGACGCCTACCGAAAGATTAGCGCGACTTAACAAACACAGGAATATCGAT CTTTCCTCAACCATGTTGACCGATACACAAGCCGATGGGAAGCCAAAAACTAGCTTCTCAATCGCCATCAAAAAGAAAGCCACTGTCGCTTTTGCAGAGCCCACCTACCACAACTACAACCCTGATTACTCCTCAGATGAGGAAGATCTCGATGAGCTGCTAGAGGGAACTCAGGAGAAAAAGGCGCTGtcagaagacgacgatgctgcagatgacACCGCCAAGGTGGAACCGCTCAAAACCAAGTCCAAGGCTGCCAAACAATCTGAGCCAAACAAGGATGAAGAATCCGACGATGAAGATCTTCGGGGCAGCCTCGATATTGTGGAGAAGAACGGCCCCAGCATATCTCGTAACGGTAACATCAGGAACACCGACTCTTTCTTTAAGGATGATACAGCCGAGACCAAGAAGATTACCCTTACGCCGAATTTGCTGCGGGATGACGCTCCCCCTCGGGAGTCATCTGACTCTGCCGGATCCAAGTCTCGCGCAAGCTTAGACAAGCTTGAGAAGGAGCTCATGTCTGACAAGGACAGGAAAAAgagcaaggagaaggagaaggacaagaaacCTGGTGGTCTCCGAGGCTTCTTCTCACggaaagacaagaagaggtCGCCCAATGACGATGGGCCGGACGGCGAGCCCCGCGACAGCGAGGAGCGCCAGTCTGAAGAGCATTCGTCTCCGGAAAAGGTCAGGCAGCCGgccaagctgcagaagcCTCAAGCCCGAGTCGAGCCATCCATCAACGAGAAGACTCCAAACTCCACCGTGGAGCTTGCCTCTTATCTGGCCGAGAGCCGCATCAACGATGTTTCCAACGTTCCTCCACCGTCAATGCGCATCGTCAACCCCGAGACAAACGAGACACAAGAGGTTCCATCGCACCAGCCCCCTCGGGGCCGCCCGTCTTTGGAGCAGCCAATGTCTCCTACTGCACGCCGTGGCGAGGTAGTTACCAGCCCGAGAGCCGCTACTGGGCCGCGATCCCCGTATGCCCATTTGGATGTATCCGACTCGGACGACTCAGATGATGGCGAAGCCATCTTGGATCAGATGCCCAGGCCAAAATCATCGTCTACACCTGCGGCTACCAATGCTGCAccagaggaggaagaacaagaagaggcTATTATTCCTGGCTCTTTCCCCGAGGGCCACATTTCATCTACTGGTGACAAATCTCCTGCAtctcagcaacagcctcTGGCCGAATCTACAGCCCGCGCGCCTGCAGAGGCGTCTCCCGAGTCACCCATTGCGCCTTCGGACCCTCCTGCTCTGATGGTTGATACTTCGTCTCCAGAGGATCGATCGCCCTCTGTTTCGCCTTCTCCTGAGCTAACTCAGTCTGCTGAGGGTAGATCCAAGAgtagctcttcttccactggCAGCAAAGAGCAGACCTGGGACGACATGAAGCTACGTGCCTTCTTTGACGAGCCCGAGCATATTCGCGACCTCTTGGTTGTAGTGTACGACAAGACCGATGTGGTACCTGCAAGCAGCGATCATCCCGTAGTAGGTGGTCTCTTCCGAGAGCAGAATGCCAAGTTGGCTGAAATAACGACT CAACTTGATAACATGCTTGGAGACTGGCTGGCAAGAAAGCAACGAACCCGTGGATCTCATTGA
- a CDS encoding uncharacterized protein (BUSCO:EOG092D0CFT) codes for MSSAIPPRPKALAQIQTSESDSSRGPSPQPTHVSVPQVPHSLRNGHRVLRSATVGYVAPQFEGKTEQIKSVKAIIQQGGWLPDALIDEQIEWFYEKLGIDDVYFHIETPDVIANQITSLYAAKVAAHSREDKQEEIRLDMEAHDHAIYIDTSEPGKAHVGGPRYESRLESKYLDHQGKSKYRVETFRSPAAIGASPSSKATLRCYFVYQCHFKQSPESTDPKETRIEVISDVGFWQKATANTKQIYQEIIELAVTRAGPVIEVFDIEGSAERRLVVAFRSRTARGIFSTLSDLYHHYGVTSSRKYVEQFSNGITVMSVYLRPAANLEGYFPSIDASIHQITKEISLLYCLPQNKFHHLFAAGELSLQESVYAHSAWVFVQHFLNRLGPEYASLSEILDAKQNAHAALLSKLKRRLRTETFTPDYIVEIIQTYPELIRLLYAAFANVHFPAPLQQENGAVLATPAVEVMSDDKLRDRISKTVANEHDEMVMTAFRVFNNAILKTNYFTPTKVALSFRLDPSFLPEAEYPKPLYGMFLVIGAESRGFHLRFRDISRGGIRIVKSRSKEAYGINARNLFDENYGLASTQQRKNKDIPEGGSKGVILLDPKQQDKATEAFEKYIDSILDLLLPAETPGIKNPIIDLYGKEEILFMGPDENTADLVNWATEHAKARGAPWWKSFFTGKSPKLGGIPHDKYGMTTLSVREYVKGIYRKLDLDPSQVRKMQTGGPDGDLGSNEILLSNEKYTAVVDGSGVLADPNGLDKDELIRLAKKRAMIIEYDLSKLSKDGYRVLCDENNVTLPSGEVVNNGTSFRNTYHLRETDMTDSFVPCGGRPESIDLISVNRLIKDGKSVIPYIVEGANLFITQDAKLRLEAAGCILYKDASANKGGVTSSSLEVLASLSFDTDGFIEHMCVDAKTGQAPQFYNDYVREVQTKIQENARLEFEAIWREHEQTGIPRSVLSDKLSVAITDLDEKLQHSDLWENENIRKGVLKNALPKLLLDKIGLETIISRVPENYLRAIFGSYLASRFVYEFGSQPSQFAFFDFMTKKLAEMAAQGSPTEQVRRMSIHQ; via the exons ATGTCTTCCGCAATTCCCCCCAGGCCCAAGGCTTTGGCTCAGATTCAGACTTCTGAATCAGACTCAAGTCGTGGTCCTTCACCTCAGCCCACTCACGTCAGTGTTCCCCAGGTTCCTCACAGCTTGAGGAATGGACACCGAGTTCTGCGCTCTGCCACAGTCGGCTACGTTGCCCCCCAGTTCGAGGGCAAGACGGAGCAGATCAAGtccgtcaaggccatcatccaGCAGGGCGGCTGGCTCCCCGATGCCTTGATTGACGAGCAGATTGAGTGGTTCTACGAGAAGCTGGGCATCGACGATGTCTACTTCCACATCGAGACCCCCGATGTCATTGCCAACCAAATCACCTCGCTCTACGCCGCCAAGGTTGCTGCCCACTCAAGAGAGGACAAGCAGGAGGAGATCCGCCTGGACATGGAGGCCCATGACCACGCCATCTACATCGACACGAGCGAGCCTGGCAAGGCCCACGTCGGCGGCCCTAGGTACGAGTCTCGTCTCGAGTCCAAGTATTTGGATCACCAGGGCAAGAGCAAGTACCGCGTCGAGACCTTCCGATCGCCTGCTGCTATTGgcgccagccccagctcaAAGGCCACTCTGCGCTGCTACTTTGTGTACCAGTGCCACTTCAAGCAGAGCCCCGAGTCTACCGACCCCAAGGAGACCAGAATCGAGGTCATCTCCGACGTTGGTTTCTGGCAAAAGGCCACCGCCAACACCAAGCAGATCTACCAGGAGATCATCGAGCTGGCCGTTACCCGAGCTGGCCCCGTCATTGAGGTCTTTGACATTGAGGGCTCGGCCGAGAGGCGTCTGGTTGTTGCTTTCCGCAGCCGCACTGCCCGCGGCATCTTCTCGACTCTCAGTGACCTGTACCACCACTACGGCGTCACCTCCTCGCGAAAGTATGTGGAGCAGTTCTCCAACGGCATCACCGTCATGTCCGTCTACCTCCGCCCCGCCGCCAACCTGGAGGGCTACTTCCCCTCGATCGATGCTTCCATCCACCAGATCACAAAGGAAATCTCCCTGCTATACTGCTTGCCCCAGAACAAGTTCCACCACCTCTTTGCCGCTGGTGAATTGAGTCTGCAGGAGTCCGTCTATGCCCACAGCGCCTGGGTGTTTGTCCAGCACTTTTTGAACCGTCTCGGCCCCGAGTACGCTTCTCTCTCTGAGATCCTGGACGCCAAGCAGAACGCCCACGCGGCTCTGCTGTCCAAGCTCAAGCGACGTCTTCGTACCGAGACCTTCACCCCCGACTACATTGTCGAGATCATCCAGACGTACCCCGAGCTGATCCGCCTGCTCTATGCTGCCTTTGCCAACGTGCACTTCCCCGCGCCTCTGCAGCAGGAGAACGGCGCTGTTCTGGCCACCCCCGCCGTCGAGGTCATGTCTGACGACAAGCTCCGAGACAGAATCTCCAAGACGGTCGCCAACGAGCACGACGAGATGGTCATGACTGCCTTCCGCGTGTTCAACAACGCCATCCTCAAGACCAACTACTTCACCCCCACCAAGGTCGCCCTCAGCTTCCGCTTGGACCCCTCTTTCCTGCCAGAGGCCGAGTACCCCAAGCCCCTGTACGGTATGTTCTTGGTCATTGGTGCCGAGTCTCGTGGCTTCCACCTCCGTTTCCGAGACATTTCTCGTGGTGGTATCCGTATCGTCAAGTCGCGCAGCAAGGAGGCCTATGGCATCAACGCGCGTAACCTCTTTGACGAGAACTACGGCCTTGCCAGCACCCAGCAGCGCAAGAACAAGGATATCCCCGAGGGTGGATCCAAGGGTGTCATTCTCCTGGACCCCAAGCAGCAGGACAAGGCCACCGAGGCGTTTGAAAAGTACATTGATAGTATCCTCGATCTCCTCCTGCCCGCAGAGACCCCTGGAATCAAGAATCCCATTATCGATCTGTATGGAAAGGAGGAGATCCTGTTCATGGGTCCCGACGAGAACACCGCCGACCTGGTCAACTGGGCCACCGAGCACGCCAAGGCTCGTGGTGCTCCCTGGTGGAAGTCTTTCTTCACCGGCAAGTCCCCCAAGCTTGGTGGTATCCCCCACGACAAGTATGGCATGACTACCCTGTCTGTGCGCGAGTACGTCAAGGGCATCTACCGCAAGCTCGACCTGGACCCCTCTCAGGTCCGGAAGATGCAGACCGGTGGTCCCGACGGCGACTTGGGCAGCAACGAAATCCTACTCAGCAACGAAAAGTACACTGCTGTCGTCGACGGCTCTGGTGTGCTGGCAGACCCCAACGGtctggacaaggacgagctTATTCGcctggccaagaagcgagCCATGATTATCGAGTACGACTTGTCCAAGCTGTCCAAGGACGGATACCGCGTTCTCTGCGACGAGAACAACGTCACCCTGCCCAGCGGAGAGGTCGTCAACAACGGCACGTCTTTCCGCAACACATACCACCTGCGCGAGACCGATATGACGGACAGCTTTGTGCCCTGTGGTGGCCGGCCCGAGTCCATTGATCTCATCTCTGTCAACCGCCTcatcaaggacggcaagaGCGTCATCCCCTACATTGTCGAGGGTGCCAACCTGTTCATCACCCAGGACGCTAAGCTGCGCCTGGAGGCTGCCGGCTGCATTCTCTACAAGGATGCCTCTGCCAACAAGGGAGGTGTCACCTCCTCGTCTCTGGAAGTCCTGGCCTCTCTGTCCTTTGACACTGACGGCTTCATCGAGCACATGTGCGTCGATGCCAAGACTGGACAGGCACCCCAGTTCTACAACGACTACGTCCGAGAGGTCCAGACCAAGATCCAGGAGAACGCTCGACTCGAGTTTGAGGCCATCTGGCGCGAGCACGAGCAGACTGGCATTCCCCGATCCGTTCTGTCTGACAAGCTGTCGGTGGCCATTACCGACCTtgacgagaagctgcagcacTCTGACCTGTGGGAAAACGAGAACATCCGCAAGGGTGTTTTGAAGAACGCCCTCCCCAAGCTTCTGCTGGACAAGATTGGCCTGGAGACGATCATCTCCCGCGTGCCAGAGAACTACCTGcgcgccatctttggcagctACCTGGCCAGCCGATTCGTCTACGAGTTTGGtagccagcccagccagtTTGCTTTCTTTGATTT CATGAcaaagaagctggccgagatggcaGCCCAGGGCAGCCCTACTGAGCAGGTTCGACGCATGTCTATCCACCAGTag